One Kribbella sp. NBC_00662 genomic region harbors:
- the deoD gene encoding purine-nucleoside phosphorylase yields MSIHIAAEKGQIAPRVLFPGDPLRAKWIAETYLDDVICYTEIRNMFGFTGTYKGERISVQGSGMGQPSASIYANELFAEYDVQTLIRVGTCGALTEAVRVRDVIVAMSASTDSQMNRLRFHGIDYAPTADYQLLRAAVDAAEAAGLNVHVGQVFSGDLFYNDRADLVSRTAEYGVLGIEMEASALYTLAAKFGRRALGIMTVSDHLITKEETTAEERQTTFSEMITIALDAAIEVPV; encoded by the coding sequence ATGAGTATTCACATCGCCGCCGAGAAGGGGCAGATCGCACCGCGGGTGCTGTTCCCGGGGGACCCGCTGCGGGCCAAGTGGATCGCGGAGACCTATCTGGACGACGTGATCTGCTACACCGAGATCCGCAACATGTTCGGGTTCACCGGCACCTACAAGGGTGAGCGGATCTCTGTCCAGGGCTCCGGCATGGGCCAGCCGTCCGCGTCCATCTACGCGAACGAACTGTTCGCGGAGTACGACGTACAGACCCTGATCCGGGTCGGGACGTGCGGTGCGCTGACCGAGGCGGTCCGGGTCCGCGACGTGATCGTGGCGATGTCCGCGAGCACCGACTCGCAGATGAACCGGCTGCGCTTCCACGGCATCGACTACGCGCCGACCGCCGACTACCAGCTGCTCCGTGCGGCGGTGGACGCGGCCGAGGCGGCCGGGCTGAACGTGCACGTCGGCCAGGTGTTCTCCGGCGACCTGTTCTACAACGACCGGGCCGACCTGGTCTCCCGGACCGCGGAGTACGGCGTACTGGGTATCGAGATGGAGGCGTCGGCGCTCTACACGCTGGCGGCGAAGTTCGGCCGCCGGGCGCTCGGCATCATGACGGTGTCGGACCACCTGATCACCAAGGAGGAGACCACCGCCGAGGAGCGCCAGACGACGTTCTCGGAGATGATCACGATCGCCCTCGACGCGGCGATCGAGGTGCCGGTCTGA
- a CDS encoding right-handed parallel beta-helix repeat-containing protein: MNAPPKSRVVIALLAVVAGLIGLTGLLVPVPAQAALAPPDLASNGSFETGALAPWTPYPADSVLLSTGQTTDGTRFARFPANASLSQLITGLNTSREYVVTGSIRADATAKFFVGLRYFDAEHPNVVESEKRYAASASWSRFEIRFSTDATHTSLGILAQNTGAAGYGDLDDVRLYEVTAVPGITSPGNTTYYVSSSGGDDSADGRTPGTAWRSFAKVNASRFAPGDRILLKAGDTWTGTTLHPLGSGAPGAPITLGKYGDAALRPILNAADDATSLNTQDLVKGTTSHLTYLTQTFYTSVYLYNQQYWTIRDLDVANHAAGFTDPNGDTNLRSGILVMNDNAGTLRSISVQNNQVHDVLGSRSQKTYWGGAGIIFTVMLKRADMASGSKYDGVLIEGNSVRNTNRQGIVTNSRQNLRADIDNTGDLVDAVAKGWSPWYPSTGVVIRNNYVKDVAGDGILPQVTTGALVEHNTVDGFNERSGGASAGIWAWNADRTAFQFNEAFGGRTTQDGQGYDLDYGQTGTVFQYNYSHDNEGGFVLVCAPGQGSNASGPGSGVTSDNGVVRYNISQNDRNRTFMFSGYSSGTLIYNNTVYQGPGIAAQPVNFWAWNKTYPTSAAFYNNIFALDSAGTWNYSDQGLTMQGLTFDGNTVYGTHTAGEPNDPHKLTTDPRLTAPGTGTTATPVGGPYQPPMLDGYKLAGGSPARASGVVVETTSGLTIDGRTPNGGHDYWGMAVVPGAIPNRGADNTAAGRRRPHPTLYPHPNSHLVPPHR; this comes from the coding sequence GTGAACGCACCGCCCAAGTCACGTGTTGTCATCGCACTGCTCGCCGTCGTCGCCGGACTGATCGGGCTGACCGGGCTGCTCGTCCCGGTCCCGGCCCAGGCCGCGCTCGCGCCGCCGGACCTCGCGTCCAACGGCAGCTTCGAGACCGGCGCGCTCGCACCGTGGACGCCGTACCCGGCGGACTCGGTCTTGCTGTCCACCGGCCAGACGACCGACGGGACCCGGTTCGCGCGGTTCCCGGCGAACGCGAGCCTGTCCCAGCTGATCACCGGACTGAACACCAGCCGGGAGTACGTCGTCACCGGATCGATCCGCGCGGATGCGACGGCGAAGTTCTTCGTGGGACTCCGGTACTTCGACGCAGAACACCCGAACGTGGTGGAGAGCGAGAAACGGTACGCCGCCTCGGCGTCGTGGTCCCGCTTCGAGATCCGGTTCAGTACCGATGCGACGCACACGTCGCTCGGCATCCTCGCCCAGAACACCGGTGCCGCCGGCTACGGTGACCTCGACGACGTGCGACTGTACGAGGTCACGGCGGTCCCCGGGATCACGTCGCCCGGCAACACGACGTACTACGTCTCGAGCTCAGGAGGCGACGACAGCGCCGACGGTCGCACTCCGGGCACCGCCTGGAGGTCGTTCGCCAAGGTTAACGCGAGCCGGTTCGCGCCCGGGGACCGGATCCTGCTGAAGGCCGGCGACACCTGGACCGGCACGACCCTGCACCCGCTCGGCAGCGGTGCGCCCGGCGCGCCGATCACGCTCGGCAAGTACGGCGACGCGGCGCTTCGGCCGATTCTCAACGCGGCCGACGACGCGACCAGCCTGAACACGCAGGATCTGGTCAAGGGGACGACCAGCCACCTCACTTACCTGACCCAGACGTTCTACACCTCGGTGTATCTCTACAACCAGCAGTACTGGACCATCCGCGATCTGGATGTCGCGAACCACGCGGCCGGATTCACCGACCCGAACGGCGACACCAACCTGCGCAGCGGCATCCTGGTGATGAACGACAACGCGGGCACGTTGCGGTCGATCTCGGTTCAGAACAACCAGGTGCACGACGTGCTCGGCAGCCGGTCCCAGAAGACCTACTGGGGTGGTGCCGGAATCATCTTCACCGTGATGCTGAAGCGCGCCGACATGGCGTCCGGATCGAAGTACGACGGTGTGCTGATCGAGGGCAACTCGGTCCGGAACACCAACCGGCAGGGGATCGTCACCAACTCCCGGCAGAACCTGCGCGCCGATATCGACAACACCGGTGACCTGGTCGACGCGGTCGCCAAGGGCTGGTCGCCGTGGTACCCGAGCACTGGCGTGGTGATTCGGAACAACTACGTCAAGGACGTCGCTGGTGATGGCATCCTCCCGCAGGTCACCACCGGCGCACTCGTCGAGCACAACACCGTGGACGGGTTCAACGAACGCAGTGGTGGGGCCAGCGCGGGCATCTGGGCGTGGAACGCGGATCGGACAGCGTTCCAGTTCAACGAAGCGTTCGGTGGGAGGACGACCCAGGACGGCCAGGGGTACGACCTGGACTACGGACAGACCGGGACGGTGTTCCAGTACAACTACTCGCACGACAACGAAGGCGGGTTCGTGCTCGTCTGCGCGCCCGGTCAGGGCAGCAACGCGAGCGGTCCAGGCAGCGGCGTCACCAGCGACAACGGAGTGGTCCGCTACAACATCAGCCAGAACGATCGGAACCGCACTTTCATGTTCAGCGGGTACTCGTCCGGCACGCTGATCTACAACAACACCGTCTATCAGGGACCGGGGATCGCGGCGCAGCCGGTGAACTTCTGGGCCTGGAACAAGACCTATCCGACCTCGGCGGCGTTCTACAACAACATCTTCGCGCTGGACAGCGCGGGCACCTGGAACTATTCGGACCAGGGGCTCACCATGCAAGGCCTGACGTTCGACGGCAACACCGTCTACGGCACGCACACTGCTGGTGAGCCGAACGACCCGCACAAGCTGACCACCGACCCACGGCTCACCGCCCCCGGCACCGGAACGACGGCCACGCCGGTCGGCGGGCCGTACCAGCCACCGATGCTGGACGGCTACAAACTGGCCGGCGGTTCACCGGCCCGGGCCTCGGGTGTGGTCGTCGAGACCACCAGCGGCCTGACAATCGACGGCCGCACTCCTAACGGCGGCCACGACTACTGGGGCATGGCAGTGGTTCCGGGTGCGATCCCGAACCGGGGCGCCGACAACACCGCCGCAGGCCGGCGCCGCCCTCACCCGACCCTCTACCCCCACCCGAACTCGCACCTGGTCCCGCCGCACCGCTGA
- a CDS encoding carbohydrate ABC transporter permease — MTTVATSTVVRRRARAPRYRRDWSRYLLVAVVVILVLIPFAWMVSIAFTPADRAFGSVALVPDNPTLENFRSAINDVGLVRALGNSLLVALAAVVVNCAVAPLAGYAFARLPFPGSRLVFLMIIATTAIPVSVTLIPLFLMTKSFPLAGGNDLFGHGGNGLLDTLPAVTIPHLVGAMNVFLSRQYFLGMPSELAEAARVDGAGELRIFTRVHLPLARPLIAIVAIFSFTGTWDDFLWPLVTTTSSKNYTVQLALVQFNSTGNIRYGALMAGAILITLPVVLVFLANQRSFISGLAEGGSKG, encoded by the coding sequence ATGACGACAGTTGCGACCTCGACCGTTGTCCGGAGACGTGCACGGGCGCCGCGGTACCGCCGGGACTGGTCGCGCTACCTGCTCGTCGCGGTGGTTGTCATACTGGTGCTGATCCCGTTCGCCTGGATGGTGTCGATCGCGTTCACACCGGCCGACCGGGCGTTCGGCTCGGTCGCGCTGGTACCGGACAACCCGACGCTGGAGAACTTCCGCTCGGCGATCAACGACGTCGGCCTGGTCCGCGCACTCGGCAACTCGCTGCTGGTCGCGCTGGCGGCTGTAGTCGTCAATTGCGCGGTCGCGCCGCTGGCGGGGTACGCGTTCGCGCGGCTGCCGTTCCCCGGCAGCAGGCTGGTCTTCCTGATGATCATCGCGACCACCGCGATCCCGGTGTCGGTGACACTGATCCCGTTGTTCCTGATGACCAAGTCGTTTCCGCTGGCCGGTGGCAACGATCTGTTCGGGCACGGTGGCAACGGACTGCTCGACACCTTGCCGGCAGTGACGATCCCGCACCTGGTCGGCGCGATGAACGTGTTCCTGTCCCGCCAGTACTTCCTCGGTATGCCCTCGGAGCTGGCCGAGGCGGCCCGGGTGGACGGCGCCGGCGAGCTGCGCATCTTCACCCGGGTGCACCTGCCGCTGGCGCGGCCGCTGATCGCGATCGTGGCGATCTTCTCCTTCACCGGGACCTGGGACGACTTCCTCTGGCCACTGGTGACCACCACGTCGAGCAAGAACTACACGGTCCAGCTGGCCCTGGTGCAGTTCAACTCGACCGGCAACATCCGGTACGGCGCGCTGATGGCAGGCGCCATCCTGATCACGCTGCCGGTGGTCCTCGTCTTCCTGGCCAACCAGCGGTCGTTCATCTCAGGCCTCGCCGAGGGCGGGAGCAAGGGATGA
- a CDS encoding carbohydrate ABC transporter permease: MSAAGLVAVPVRRRRRWTRLHWAGLAMAAPAVAYVVVFSLFPVLYGLRISFTRYNPLRRGGPQWTGLENYRDLLHSAEFGRSLLVTGQFVLMVLPATIVIATGLAVLVNRPFRGIGFVRSALYLPNIVSLTAVSMIWLWMYSQHGLFNEVLGAIGLPAQDLLHNENTALAAAAAMRVWKALGSNMVLILAGLQGIPNERYEAATVDGASSWQRFVNVTLPGLRPTLVFVVAMDIIYLAQSFAEIYVLTQGGPLGSTTTVNYLIYTTAFQYNQFGSAAAMAFVLFAFVAGFSLLATRGISGRRG, encoded by the coding sequence GTGAGCGCGGCAGGACTCGTGGCGGTGCCGGTTCGCCGGCGCCGCCGCTGGACCCGGCTGCACTGGGCAGGCCTGGCCATGGCCGCGCCGGCCGTGGCGTACGTCGTGGTGTTCAGCCTGTTCCCCGTGCTCTACGGACTGCGGATCAGCTTCACCAGGTACAACCCGTTGCGGCGGGGCGGACCGCAGTGGACCGGCCTGGAGAACTACCGCGACCTGCTGCACTCCGCGGAGTTCGGGCGGTCGCTGCTGGTCACCGGGCAGTTCGTGCTGATGGTGCTACCGGCAACGATCGTGATCGCGACCGGACTGGCCGTGCTGGTGAACCGGCCGTTCCGGGGGATCGGCTTCGTCCGGTCCGCGCTCTACCTGCCGAATATCGTCTCACTGACCGCGGTGTCGATGATCTGGCTCTGGATGTACTCCCAGCACGGCCTGTTCAACGAGGTGCTGGGAGCGATCGGCCTGCCCGCCCAGGATCTGCTGCACAACGAGAACACTGCCCTGGCTGCCGCCGCAGCGATGCGGGTGTGGAAGGCGCTCGGCTCGAACATGGTACTGATCCTGGCCGGTCTGCAGGGCATCCCGAACGAGCGGTACGAGGCGGCGACCGTGGACGGGGCGAGCTCGTGGCAAAGGTTCGTCAACGTGACGCTTCCCGGGCTCCGGCCGACGCTGGTGTTCGTCGTCGCGATGGACATCATCTACCTGGCCCAGAGCTTCGCCGAGATCTACGTGCTGACCCAGGGCGGCCCGCTCGGTTCGACCACGACCGTCAACTACCTCATCTACACGACGGCGTTCCAGTACAACCAGTTCGGCTCGGCGGCGGCGATGGCGTTCGTGCTGTTCGCGTTCGTGGCCGGGTTCTCCCTACTGGCGACCCGCGGGATCTCGGGGAGGCGCGGATGA
- a CDS encoding extracellular solute-binding protein — MVVPRALRFAAAAVAFTLLAACSSGGDDNATGAGSGAKHLTVWFPGTDPAESALVKNSLVPEFEKSTGATVDVTYVDYANLSNKLAAAFAAGTAPDVFGHGPAAVADLVVNDRLEPLPVDQLPAADRDDLTSALPGGQVDGKQYLMPLQMQGWLLAYNKDDFKAAGLDPDQPPTTWEGLRDAAKKLTVRDASGRITRSGLLLATDPIGREQSFATLIASAGGSLVDTAAHKSTFDSPQGKQALDYYVSLFNGPDAVATGLGTSFSANPPAQQPLVQGTASITLLAVNAIQKIVAAAPAKHFGVMQPPKFEGADHGAAFGGAGPGLMINADSKAKDLGWKFIQFMIGKDVNQRYVQAFGGLPVRASASASPYVTASPVLTAAVKAAPQFVPNPNVAGWVQARDKMDARLEQALNQKASTADALTSMAADVDDVLKKSQ; from the coding sequence ATGGTAGTTCCCCGCGCTTTACGCTTCGCGGCCGCAGCGGTCGCGTTCACGCTGCTGGCGGCCTGCTCGTCCGGTGGCGATGACAACGCCACCGGCGCCGGGTCGGGCGCCAAGCACCTGACCGTGTGGTTTCCCGGCACCGACCCGGCCGAGTCCGCCCTGGTGAAGAACTCGTTGGTGCCGGAGTTCGAGAAGAGCACCGGAGCGACGGTCGACGTGACGTACGTCGACTACGCCAATCTCAGCAACAAGCTGGCGGCGGCATTCGCGGCCGGGACCGCGCCGGACGTCTTCGGGCACGGGCCGGCTGCGGTCGCCGACCTGGTCGTCAACGACCGGCTCGAGCCGTTGCCGGTGGACCAGTTGCCCGCGGCGGACCGCGACGACCTGACCAGCGCGCTCCCGGGCGGCCAGGTGGACGGCAAGCAGTACCTGATGCCCCTGCAGATGCAGGGCTGGCTGCTCGCCTACAACAAGGACGACTTCAAGGCCGCGGGTCTCGACCCCGACCAGCCGCCGACGACCTGGGAAGGGTTGCGCGACGCGGCGAAGAAGCTCACGGTCCGGGACGCGTCCGGTCGGATCACTCGCTCGGGGCTGCTGCTGGCCACCGACCCGATCGGCCGGGAGCAGTCGTTCGCGACGCTGATCGCCTCGGCCGGGGGTTCGCTCGTCGACACTGCCGCGCACAAGTCCACCTTCGACAGCCCGCAGGGCAAGCAGGCCCTGGACTACTACGTGAGCCTGTTCAACGGGCCGGACGCGGTCGCGACCGGTCTGGGGACGTCGTTCTCCGCGAACCCGCCGGCCCAGCAGCCGCTGGTCCAGGGCACCGCGTCGATCACCTTGCTCGCGGTCAACGCGATCCAGAAGATCGTGGCGGCCGCTCCGGCGAAGCACTTCGGGGTCATGCAGCCGCCGAAGTTCGAAGGTGCCGACCACGGTGCCGCGTTCGGCGGCGCCGGTCCCGGGCTGATGATCAACGCCGACTCCAAGGCCAAGGACCTCGGCTGGAAGTTCATCCAGTTCATGATCGGCAAGGACGTGAACCAGCGCTACGTCCAGGCGTTCGGGGGACTTCCGGTGCGGGCGTCGGCAAGCGCCTCGCCGTACGTGACCGCGTCGCCGGTGCTCACGGCGGCGGTCAAGGCGGCACCGCAGTTCGTGCCGAACCCGAACGTGGCCGGCTGGGTACAGGCCCGCGACAAGATGGACGCCCGGCTCGAGCAGGCGCTGAACCAGAAGGCCTCGACGGCCGACGCCCTGACGTCGATGGCCGCCGACGTCGACGACGTCCTCAAGAAGAGCCAGTGA
- a CDS encoding FAD-dependent oxidoreductase: MTEYQADVAVIGGGLGGIAAALAVLAAGRRVVLTEESPWLGGQSTSQLVPPDEHPWIESVGRTRSYAAFRDRVRDYYRRNYPLHGAAREDVRLNPGNGQVSGLTHEPRVALAVLEEMLHPYEVDRQLIVLRDCEPVAADTDGDRISSVTVLDKASGNHATVVAPYFVDATEFGDLLELADVEHVIGAESIHDTGEPHAVDGPAAPLDQQAVTWCFALDHRPDEDHTIDRPENYEFWRSYTPDFWPGPLLGWTDVLPTTLEPRTEGLFADEHSARGAIARDRWNFRRIMTVGHYPEGRYASDITVVNWPQADYFLGPLLGVGADERRRHEQAAKEQSLAFLYWMQTEAPRYDGGTGYPGLRLRPDVTGTPDGLAMRPYVREARRILAETRVLEQHVGVEARALAGLPDGAESFADSVGVGSYRIDLHPSTGSDGKPRTYVDISSYPFQIPLGALLPRRVDNLLAGGKNIGSTHLTNGCYRLHPVEWTIGEAAGAAAAYALDQGVLPRAIRADERRLADFQQLLTSRLGFHLSWREYARTVRN, encoded by the coding sequence GTGACCGAGTACCAGGCGGATGTGGCAGTGATCGGTGGCGGTCTTGGCGGGATCGCCGCGGCGCTCGCGGTGCTGGCCGCCGGCCGCCGGGTCGTGCTGACCGAGGAGTCGCCCTGGCTCGGCGGCCAGTCGACCAGCCAGCTCGTCCCGCCGGACGAGCACCCGTGGATCGAGTCGGTCGGCCGGACCCGGTCGTACGCCGCCTTCCGGGACCGGGTCCGCGACTACTACCGGCGCAACTACCCGCTGCACGGTGCCGCCCGCGAGGACGTCCGGCTCAACCCGGGCAACGGACAGGTCAGCGGGCTCACCCACGAGCCGCGGGTGGCGCTCGCCGTCCTCGAGGAGATGCTGCACCCCTACGAGGTGGACCGGCAGCTGATCGTGCTCCGGGACTGCGAGCCGGTGGCGGCCGACACCGACGGCGACCGGATCTCGTCGGTCACTGTGCTGGACAAGGCCAGCGGCAACCACGCCACCGTCGTCGCGCCGTACTTCGTCGACGCCACCGAGTTCGGCGACCTGCTCGAGCTGGCCGACGTCGAGCACGTCATCGGCGCCGAGTCGATCCACGACACCGGCGAGCCGCACGCGGTCGACGGTCCGGCGGCGCCGCTCGACCAGCAGGCCGTCACCTGGTGCTTCGCGCTGGACCACCGTCCCGACGAGGACCACACCATCGACCGGCCGGAGAACTACGAGTTCTGGCGCTCCTACACGCCGGACTTCTGGCCGGGACCGCTGCTCGGCTGGACCGATGTGCTGCCGACGACGCTCGAGCCGCGGACCGAGGGACTGTTCGCCGACGAACACTCGGCGCGTGGCGCGATCGCGCGTGACCGGTGGAACTTCCGCCGGATCATGACGGTAGGCCACTACCCCGAGGGCAGGTACGCCTCGGACATCACGGTCGTGAACTGGCCGCAGGCCGACTACTTCCTCGGGCCGTTGCTGGGCGTCGGCGCGGACGAGCGGCGACGGCATGAGCAGGCCGCGAAGGAGCAGTCGCTGGCCTTTCTGTACTGGATGCAGACCGAAGCGCCGCGGTACGACGGCGGCACCGGCTACCCGGGGCTCCGGCTCCGCCCGGACGTCACCGGGACGCCCGACGGCCTCGCGATGCGTCCGTACGTCCGCGAGGCGCGCCGGATCCTGGCCGAGACGCGGGTGCTCGAGCAGCACGTAGGGGTCGAGGCCCGTGCGCTGGCCGGGCTGCCGGACGGCGCGGAGTCGTTCGCGGATTCGGTGGGCGTCGGGTCGTACCGGATCGACCTGCACCCGTCGACCGGGTCCGACGGCAAGCCGCGGACCTACGTCGACATCTCCAGCTACCCGTTCCAGATCCCACTCGGTGCGCTGCTGCCGCGTCGGGTGGACAATTTGCTTGCTGGAGGCAAGAACATCGGCAGTACCCACCTCACCAACGGCTGCTACCGGCTGCACCCGGTCGAGTGGACCATCGGCGAGGCGGCGGGCGCGGCCGCGGCGTACGCGCTCGACCAGGGGGTGCTCCCGCGCGCGATCCGTGCGGACGAGCGCCGGCTCGCCGACTTCCAGCAGCTGCTGACCAGCCGGCTCGGGTTCCACCTGAGCTGGCGCGAGTACGCCCGGACGGTTCGCAACTGA
- a CDS encoding LacI family DNA-binding transcriptional regulator, whose translation MKSRGDGTARPATAGGGGRRATQADVAKHAGVSPAIVSAVVNRRQYGNIRISERTRQRVLESVRTLGYSPNIAARNLAGGTNRLLGVFSWQRLFPLLKEDFFYEFLVGIEEAAEEAGYNLLMLCAAKDETGARSLYPTGANGLQLADGGLLLGWDERYDQIRRLQEEHYPFVFVGERHIEGVEASWVGANYLDTTAGIVDRLAGLGHRRIGLLVQAGTANEAVAGRRAGFQLGVSRNPTVESHTAAFGSPASNDVPTTVTDAAQALRWVRDRRLTAVVVESSAVAVALRTAAETAGLSAPEDFSLVGLSGTPEVPGVEHLTELSIPRRDMGREAVRLILQRLTGATGPVTVTLPCTIRDAGTVGPPPQNS comes from the coding sequence GTGAAGAGTCGCGGGGACGGAACGGCCAGGCCGGCGACGGCCGGCGGTGGCGGGCGACGGGCCACCCAGGCCGACGTCGCCAAGCACGCCGGGGTGTCGCCCGCGATCGTGTCCGCCGTCGTCAACCGCCGGCAGTACGGCAACATCCGGATCAGCGAGCGCACCCGGCAGCGGGTGCTGGAGTCCGTCCGCACGCTCGGCTACTCGCCGAACATCGCCGCCCGCAACCTGGCCGGCGGGACGAACCGGCTGCTCGGGGTGTTCTCCTGGCAGCGGTTGTTCCCGCTGCTCAAGGAGGACTTCTTCTACGAGTTCCTGGTCGGGATCGAGGAGGCCGCCGAAGAGGCCGGCTACAACCTGCTGATGCTGTGCGCGGCCAAGGACGAGACCGGCGCCCGCTCGCTGTACCCGACGGGAGCCAACGGCCTGCAACTCGCGGACGGCGGGCTGCTGCTCGGGTGGGACGAGAGGTACGACCAGATCCGCCGGCTGCAGGAGGAGCACTATCCGTTCGTGTTCGTCGGCGAGCGGCACATCGAGGGCGTCGAGGCGTCCTGGGTCGGCGCGAACTACCTCGACACCACGGCCGGGATCGTCGACCGGCTGGCCGGACTCGGCCACCGCCGCATCGGCCTACTCGTCCAGGCCGGCACCGCGAACGAAGCCGTGGCCGGCCGCCGCGCGGGCTTCCAACTAGGCGTGTCCCGCAACCCCACGGTCGAGTCCCACACCGCAGCCTTCGGCTCGCCGGCGTCGAACGACGTGCCGACGACGGTGACCGACGCAGCTCAGGCGCTGCGCTGGGTGCGAGACCGGCGGCTGACGGCTGTGGTCGTCGAGAGCTCGGCCGTGGCCGTTGCGCTGCGTACCGCCGCGGAGACCGCCGGGCTGTCTGCGCCGGAGGACTTCTCGCTCGTCGGCCTGAGCGGTACGCCGGAGGTCCCCGGCGTTGAGCATCTCACCGAGCTCTCGATCCCCCGGCGCGACATGGGCCGGGAAGCCGTGCGCCTGATCCTCCAGCGGCTGACGGGTGCCACAGGACCGGTCACCGTCACACTCCCCTGCACGATTCGCGACGCCGGCACTGTCGGACCGCCACCGCAGAACAGCTGA
- a CDS encoding TetR/AcrR family transcriptional regulator, which produces MAVTSASAAEADRPARVSGIDKIERRRIALAESALKTLGELGYARTSLREIANNSEFTHGVVHYYFRDKIDLISYCVRYYKTKCARRYDEVVETATSGEELVTGFLAKMTQTLVDETPMHKLWYDLRAQSMFEEQLRPDVEAIDKLLEEMIWRILGRYADLTATTPTVDAPTAYAMVDGLFEQAVVGYAANPDKTPDLLTDRLVQVLPKLTA; this is translated from the coding sequence GTGGCAGTGACGTCTGCGAGTGCTGCTGAAGCGGACCGGCCGGCCCGGGTCTCCGGGATCGACAAGATCGAGCGCCGCCGGATCGCGCTGGCCGAGTCCGCGCTGAAGACCCTCGGCGAGCTCGGGTACGCGCGGACCAGCCTGCGGGAGATCGCGAACAACTCCGAGTTCACCCACGGCGTCGTGCACTACTACTTCCGCGACAAGATCGACCTGATCAGCTACTGCGTGCGCTACTACAAGACCAAGTGCGCCCGGCGGTACGACGAAGTGGTCGAGACCGCGACGTCAGGGGAGGAGCTGGTCACCGGGTTCCTGGCGAAGATGACCCAGACCCTGGTCGACGAGACCCCGATGCACAAACTCTGGTACGACCTGCGTGCGCAGAGCATGTTCGAGGAGCAGCTCCGCCCCGACGTCGAGGCGATCGACAAGCTGCTCGAGGAGATGATCTGGCGCATCCTCGGCCGGTACGCCGATCTCACCGCGACCACGCCGACTGTTGACGCGCCGACGGCGTACGCGATGGTGGACGGCCTGTTCGAGCAGGCCGTGGTCGGCTACGCGGCGAACCCGGACAAGACCCCGGACCTGCTGACCGATCGGCTCGTGCAGGTCCTGCCCAAACTGACTGCGTAG
- a CDS encoding SDR family NAD(P)-dependent oxidoreductase: protein MGSLDLSGRKALVTGGAQGLGEGMAKALAAAGAKVVISDLQKDAGEKVADALDSEFGAGNGFVAHDITDDAQWENAVVAANDIMGGLDILVNNAGIEITSLLTEVTADDIRKMLEVNVLGTTLGVKWGLRTMRPEGLAGQGGAIINVASVAATIAFPGIAVYSATKSAVDRLTKVAAMESGKLGYGVRVNCLYPGLVPTAMGMGLANDCAQLGLFESPEAAVGAVIALTPAGRLGEVADMADAVVFLASDEARFITGIGLPVDGGMGM, encoded by the coding sequence ATGGGTTCTCTCGATCTCTCCGGCCGCAAGGCCCTCGTCACCGGCGGCGCCCAGGGGCTGGGTGAGGGTATGGCGAAGGCCCTCGCGGCAGCCGGCGCGAAAGTCGTGATCAGCGACCTGCAGAAGGACGCCGGCGAGAAGGTCGCCGACGCGTTGGACAGCGAGTTCGGAGCTGGCAACGGCTTCGTCGCGCACGACATCACCGACGACGCCCAGTGGGAGAACGCGGTCGTCGCGGCCAACGACATCATGGGCGGCCTGGACATCCTGGTGAACAACGCCGGGATCGAGATCACCAGCCTGCTCACCGAGGTCACCGCCGACGACATCCGCAAGATGCTCGAGGTGAACGTCCTCGGCACCACGCTCGGGGTCAAGTGGGGCCTGCGGACGATGCGGCCCGAGGGGCTGGCCGGCCAGGGCGGCGCGATCATCAACGTCGCGTCGGTCGCCGCGACCATCGCGTTCCCCGGTATCGCGGTCTACTCCGCGACCAAGTCCGCGGTCGACCGCCTCACCAAGGTCGCCGCGATGGAGTCCGGCAAGCTCGGGTACGGCGTCCGCGTCAACTGCCTGTACCCCGGGCTGGTCCCGACCGCGATGGGGATGGGCCTGGCCAACGACTGTGCGCAGCTCGGGCTGTTCGAGTCCCCCGAGGCAGCGGTCGGCGCCGTCATCGCACTGACCCCGGCAGGCCGGCTCGGCGAGGTGGCGGACATGGCCGACGCGGTCGTCTTCCTGGCATCGGACGAGGCCCGGTTCATCACCGGCATCGGCCTGCCCGTCGACGGCGGAATGGGGATGTGA